A single Silvibacterium dinghuense DNA region contains:
- a CDS encoding polysaccharide biosynthesis/export family protein, whose product MRTVLAILLAACLSLAENVATAQNAPAQAASDIPHSSASQESLRIGPGDLLAITVLREPEMDRKVRVRDSGEIDVPLAGQIQVMGLSPDEAGTAIAQRLEEAGYLRHPEVSVLVQEYATQQVAVLGQVAHPGTYLLESPRTLLDVLAMAGGLTDSADRHLMIEHSDGRTPAQVFLSNQAADALEANVQIRAGDRIIVPKAGLIYVLGDVGRPGGYLMQNESRMTLLQAVALAGGANHTASEEHVRLVRNHDGDIDEQELPLKEIERGQVPDLLLQANDVIYVPFHLGKHILMGATAIVAAASSAAVYAGH is encoded by the coding sequence TCTGGCGGAGAATGTTGCTACAGCTCAGAATGCTCCCGCGCAGGCCGCATCGGATATTCCGCATTCCTCCGCCTCACAGGAGAGCCTGAGAATTGGTCCAGGCGATCTGCTGGCCATCACGGTATTGCGCGAACCGGAGATGGATCGGAAAGTGCGCGTGCGCGACTCAGGCGAGATCGACGTACCGCTCGCTGGACAAATCCAGGTGATGGGTCTCAGCCCGGACGAAGCCGGCACAGCGATTGCGCAGCGGCTTGAGGAAGCAGGCTATCTCCGTCACCCTGAAGTCTCGGTGCTGGTTCAGGAATATGCGACGCAGCAGGTGGCTGTGCTCGGTCAGGTCGCACACCCAGGAACCTATCTCCTCGAATCGCCGCGCACGCTCCTCGATGTGCTGGCAATGGCCGGCGGACTGACCGACTCCGCAGACCGGCATCTGATGATCGAGCATAGCGATGGGCGGACGCCGGCGCAGGTGTTTCTTTCCAACCAGGCAGCCGATGCGCTGGAGGCAAATGTGCAGATCCGTGCCGGTGACCGCATCATCGTACCCAAAGCCGGACTGATCTACGTCCTCGGAGACGTTGGCCGCCCGGGCGGATACCTGATGCAGAATGAATCGCGGATGACACTGCTCCAGGCCGTAGCTCTGGCCGGCGGTGCAAACCATACCGCGTCGGAAGAGCACGTGCGCCTGGTGCGCAATCATGACGGCGACATCGACGAGCAGGAGCTTCCACTCAAAGAGATCGAACGGGGACAGGTCCCCGATCTTCTGCTGCAGGCAAACGATGTCATCTACGTGCCATTTCACCTGGGCAAGCACATCCTGATGGGGGCAACGGCAATCGTGGCGGCAGCCAGTTCGGCCGCGGTCTATGCCGGTCATTAG
- a CDS encoding O-antigen ligase family protein → MRWTLGLALLAIASSVWSQFPSYTLRRSIPFAMAGLFGLWFALRYPVKRQLSILRMSMLGLALATIIMVILFPGLALDRSTGHVTDWQGIFTSKNACGRIMVLATAIVLGENRGVLRSLPPMLLFLFVIAMSGSRGAWVIEGGVLTVYGGICLMLASTRRSRIVLGMALACFTITAAAVLMTHLKAAMALLGRDTTLSGRTQIWAQVWPFVITHPLLGWGYAGFWKGLEGEAFRVVAAVRFIVYHAHNGFLEIGLELGAVGLAIFLCSYARAWRILWLRMREARDRHLIWFLLLLLLIGLYDLDENTLLIYNGLFWVVYVSVLCNLEFLRHEDRLAAELSLQHAVTSRMAHGALQESRNWD, encoded by the coding sequence ATGCGCTGGACACTCGGCCTTGCGCTGCTGGCCATTGCTTCTTCCGTGTGGTCCCAGTTTCCCTCCTATACTTTGCGCCGTTCTATCCCCTTTGCCATGGCCGGGCTGTTCGGATTGTGGTTTGCGCTTCGCTATCCGGTGAAGCGGCAACTCTCGATCCTGCGCATGAGCATGCTCGGACTGGCTTTGGCCACGATCATCATGGTCATCCTGTTTCCCGGACTGGCACTGGATCGCTCTACCGGTCATGTCACCGATTGGCAAGGCATTTTCACGTCGAAGAATGCCTGCGGACGCATCATGGTTCTGGCCACAGCCATTGTCCTCGGCGAAAACCGTGGAGTTCTGCGAAGCCTGCCTCCGATGCTGCTCTTTCTTTTTGTAATCGCCATGAGCGGCTCACGCGGAGCGTGGGTCATCGAAGGCGGCGTACTGACCGTGTACGGTGGAATCTGCCTGATGCTGGCGAGCACCCGTCGCAGCCGGATTGTGCTCGGCATGGCACTCGCATGCTTCACGATCACAGCAGCCGCCGTGCTCATGACCCATCTGAAAGCAGCGATGGCCCTCCTCGGACGAGACACCACCCTGAGCGGAAGAACCCAAATCTGGGCACAAGTATGGCCATTCGTCATCACACATCCGTTACTCGGATGGGGTTACGCAGGTTTCTGGAAGGGGCTGGAGGGCGAAGCCTTTCGAGTCGTAGCTGCTGTGCGCTTTATCGTCTATCATGCCCATAATGGTTTTCTGGAGATCGGGCTGGAACTGGGAGCCGTTGGACTAGCAATCTTTCTCTGCAGCTATGCACGCGCCTGGCGGATACTATGGCTGAGGATGAGAGAGGCAAGGGACAGGCACCTCATCTGGTTTCTACTTCTGCTCCTGTTAATTGGCCTCTATGATCTGGATGAGAACACGCTTCTCATTTACAACGGGTTATTCTGGGTCGTTTACGTTTCAGTCTTGTGTAATCTGGAGTTCCTGCGACACGAAGATCGATTGGCTGCCGAACTTTCCCTCCAGCACGCAGTCACATCAAGAATGGCGCACGGCGCGCTGCAAGAGAGCCGCAACTGGGATTGA
- a CDS encoding glycosyltransferase: protein MKRVLIYRADLLPPSETFITGQTASLQRYTPWFAGLRRYTKGLTLDASRVLSVTKGNNFQDKLIRRAYLLSRISPSFHRKVQQIRPSLIHAHFAPDGSLALKVQKLLDVPLIVTLHGFDVTKGDEAFRDSLFGRMYLSRRADLWQQASLFVCVSEHIRQMALERGFPEDKLLVHRIGIDLTRFLPAEKQEPIVLFVGRMVEKKGAIHLVRAMQSVQAHLPHARLVLLGDGPLKPELEEEARKLGVKAEFLGMQPHNEVISWMRRAQVLAAPSIVARSGDSEGLPTVMCEAQAMGLPVVSFRGPGVDEAVVHGETALLAAPGDDRELGEAITRLLSDPQLLTQFGEAGQRRAAEFFDIRHQTALLEDIYDRVVDAATRRIA from the coding sequence TTGAAACGCGTTCTCATCTACAGAGCAGACCTGCTTCCGCCGTCCGAGACCTTTATTACGGGCCAAACCGCTTCTTTGCAGCGATACACACCCTGGTTTGCTGGCCTGCGCCGTTATACCAAGGGACTTACCCTGGACGCTTCGAGGGTACTTTCAGTTACCAAAGGTAATAACTTTCAGGACAAGCTTATTCGGCGCGCCTATCTGCTCAGCCGCATCTCTCCCAGCTTTCATCGAAAGGTGCAGCAGATCCGGCCCTCACTCATCCATGCTCACTTTGCACCGGATGGGAGCCTTGCGCTCAAGGTGCAAAAGCTGCTGGATGTACCGCTGATCGTGACATTGCACGGTTTCGATGTCACCAAAGGCGATGAAGCCTTTCGCGACTCTCTCTTCGGACGCATGTACCTGAGCCGGCGAGCGGATCTCTGGCAGCAGGCATCCTTATTTGTCTGCGTCTCCGAACATATCCGGCAGATGGCCCTCGAGCGGGGCTTCCCGGAAGACAAGCTGCTCGTGCATCGGATCGGCATCGACCTGACCCGCTTCCTTCCGGCTGAAAAGCAGGAGCCCATTGTGCTCTTCGTCGGCCGCATGGTTGAGAAAAAAGGCGCGATTCATCTGGTTCGGGCGATGCAGAGTGTACAGGCGCACCTGCCCCATGCGCGACTCGTGCTGCTTGGCGATGGTCCCCTGAAACCGGAACTGGAAGAAGAGGCGCGAAAGCTAGGCGTGAAAGCCGAATTCCTTGGCATGCAGCCGCACAATGAGGTCATCAGCTGGATGCGCCGGGCTCAGGTACTCGCGGCGCCAAGTATCGTGGCGCGCAGCGGCGACTCGGAAGGACTGCCCACCGTGATGTGCGAGGCTCAAGCCATGGGATTGCCCGTAGTTTCTTTCCGGGGACCAGGAGTGGATGAAGCAGTCGTGCACGGAGAAACCGCTCTGCTGGCCGCGCCTGGCGATGATCGTGAACTTGGCGAGGCCATCACCCGGCTGCTCAGCGATCCGCAACTGCTCACACAATTCGGCGAAGCAGGCCAGCGGAGAGCCGCGGAATTCTTCGATATCCGGCATCAGACTGCCCTGCTCGAAGACATCTACGATCGTGTTGTGGATGCGGCTACGCGGCGGATCGCCTGA
- the hemW gene encoding radical SAM family heme chaperone HemW, protein MDPVGLYISIPFCRSKCTYCNFASGVFPLAQMDRYLDRLEADLGAARDSAPWRAALPAKADSIYLGGGTPSLLSASQVDRLFLLLRRHFEVLPGAEITVECAPGQLEDATLTAMAANGVNRLSFGVQSFIDEEAKHTGRLHTRAIALEDVARVHCSGIARISLDLIAGLPGQTEASWRESVEVLIASGVNHASLYMLEIDDDSRLGREIENGGLRYYAPQVPSDEAITTMYLEGAAMLEAAGLLQYEISNFARPGYESAHNLKYWERRPYLGLGLDAHSMLRDAQGRVFRFATSSELPRFLEAPGWHDAQALKGEEELEEAWFLGLRLNRGVSLTELEAEFGTEAIEPFQQTIAELKEESLLAQQQDRICLTAKGRLLSNDVFERFLMSETEA, encoded by the coding sequence ATGGACCCCGTCGGACTCTACATCTCGATCCCCTTTTGCCGGTCCAAGTGCACCTACTGCAACTTCGCCTCAGGCGTTTTTCCGCTCGCGCAGATGGATCGCTATCTCGACCGCCTCGAGGCCGATCTTGGCGCTGCACGGGACTCTGCGCCATGGCGCGCCGCGCTGCCCGCAAAGGCCGATTCCATCTACCTTGGTGGAGGCACTCCCTCGCTGCTCTCCGCTTCGCAGGTCGATCGCCTCTTTCTGCTTTTGCGCCGTCACTTCGAGGTCCTTCCTGGCGCCGAAATTACCGTCGAGTGCGCTCCCGGCCAGTTGGAAGACGCGACCCTCACGGCCATGGCCGCAAATGGTGTCAATCGCCTCAGCTTCGGCGTACAGTCCTTCATCGATGAAGAGGCCAAGCACACTGGCCGTCTGCACACACGCGCCATTGCTCTCGAAGATGTCGCCCGCGTCCACTGTTCCGGCATCGCCCGCATCAGTCTCGACCTGATTGCCGGTCTTCCCGGGCAGACAGAGGCTTCCTGGCGAGAATCGGTAGAAGTGCTGATCGCCAGCGGTGTCAATCATGCCAGCCTCTACATGCTCGAGATCGATGACGACTCCCGCCTTGGCCGGGAGATCGAGAACGGCGGCCTGCGCTACTATGCGCCGCAGGTGCCTTCCGATGAAGCCATCACTACGATGTATCTCGAAGGCGCGGCCATGCTTGAAGCTGCAGGTCTCTTGCAGTACGAGATATCCAACTTCGCGCGCCCCGGTTACGAGTCTGCGCATAATCTCAAATACTGGGAGCGACGGCCTTATCTGGGCCTGGGGCTGGATGCGCATTCGATGCTGCGCGATGCGCAGGGCAGGGTGTTTCGCTTTGCCACGAGCAGCGAACTGCCGCGCTTCCTCGAGGCTCCTGGGTGGCATGATGCGCAGGCGCTTAAAGGTGAGGAAGAGCTGGAAGAAGCATGGTTCCTTGGTCTTCGTCTGAACCGTGGCGTTTCTTTGACTGAGTTGGAAGCGGAGTTCGGCACAGAGGCCATTGAGCCTTTTCAGCAGACGATCGCCGAGTTGAAGGAGGAGTCTCTCCTGGCGCAACAGCAGGATCGAATCTGCCTTACAGCCAAAGGCCGCCTGCTTTCCAATGATGTCTTCGAGCGTTTCCTGATGTCTGAAACAGAAGCTTGA